The Desulfuromonas sp. sequence TGCGCTGGTCCTTTTTCAGCACGATCGCCACCGCCATGCCCGGCTGGATCTCTTTTCTATGCCGTCCGTCCATCGGCGTGAAACCTTTCGGTTCTAGATCTCTCGAAGGTTGAATCGAGACAATGCTAAATCGGCCTCTCGCCCGTTCGCATTCGCTCTCTCAAGTCGCAAAGAAAAGCATTGAGATCCGATTTATTGCCCTTCTTGACGCCTTTGCGGCTTTACGCGAGACGAGATGTTTGGTTTTTCCGGATTCCTCTGTGCCCTCTGCGCCTCTGTGTCAACAACCTCTGCTTCGGCCGCAGGTCCGAAACCTTCCTACCCGCCCTGCCCGCCGACGAGGGCCAGCTTGCCCTGCCGGGGCAGGCGCTTGATCGCCATCTCCCGGCGGGTCGCCTCGCCCCGCGACGTCGCCTGCTCCCGGTAGAGGAGTTCGACCGGAAGGCGGCCCCGGGTGTACTTGGCGCCGCGCCCTTCGGCGTGGGTCCGCAGCCGCATCTCCAGGTCGTTGGTGATGCCCGTGTAAAGCGTATCGTCGGCGCAGCGCAGAATGTAGACGTACCAAGGTTTCATGATCGAAAGAAACCTCAGGAGCGGCCCCTGGCCCTCGCCGGTTTCGCCCTTCCCGTACGGGGCGACGGCATCTTCGCCAGGTAGACCACGTGGCGCAGCCCCCCCCGTCCGGGCCGCTCG is a genomic window containing:
- a CDS encoding GIY-YIG nuclease family protein, with the protein product MKPWYVYILRCADDTLYTGITNDLEMRLRTHAEGRGAKYTRGRLPVELLYREQATSRGEATRREMAIKRLPRQGKLALVGGQGG